A window of the Chloroflexus sp. Y-396-1 genome harbors these coding sequences:
- a CDS encoding DUF507 family protein, giving the protein MRTAERSAMRLSEDKVRRIAERLHDELAERGLLVYRDQPGQRPSDGRALRVKAIYDAIVADLKIEEEIDAEVERILSTYSRELKGVERDVLFRKHKEEVARKRGYIL; this is encoded by the coding sequence ATACGCACCGCTGAGAGGAGCGCTATGCGGCTGAGCGAAGATAAAGTACGTCGAATTGCCGAACGACTCCACGATGAACTGGCCGAACGTGGGTTGTTAGTCTACCGTGATCAGCCCGGCCAACGTCCAAGTGATGGGCGAGCATTGCGGGTCAAAGCGATCTACGACGCGATTGTAGCCGATCTCAAGATTGAAGAGGAGATCGACGCGGAAGTTGAACGCATCCTGTCTACCTACAGTCGTGAGCTAAAAGGGGTTGAGCGTGATGTGCTATTCCGCAAACACAAAGAAGAAGTAGCCCGCAAGCGTGGCTACATTTTGTGA
- the ruvX gene encoding Holliday junction resolvase RuvX: MNEQTILALDVGERRIGVAISSVEAGIAAPLTTIAAYPPERAIAQIARLVHERNVCRVVVGLPLTMRGERGPQAEVVQRFADALRTCLPCPVEMFDERLTSVAAEQMLRNLGLKPTKIKAQIDQVAASIILQDYLDAQRTNADQTYEAPHSSD, encoded by the coding sequence ATGAATGAACAAACAATTCTCGCCCTTGATGTCGGTGAACGGCGAATTGGTGTTGCGATTAGCAGCGTAGAAGCCGGCATTGCTGCACCACTAACGACCATTGCGGCCTATCCCCCCGAACGAGCAATCGCACAGATTGCCCGGCTGGTTCACGAACGCAATGTCTGTCGGGTTGTCGTGGGGCTACCTTTGACAATGCGTGGCGAACGTGGCCCACAGGCGGAAGTCGTGCAGCGATTCGCCGATGCACTGCGCACCTGTTTACCCTGCCCGGTTGAGATGTTTGACGAACGCCTGACCAGTGTTGCTGCCGAGCAGATGCTGCGCAATTTGGGTCTGAAGCCAACCAAAATCAAAGCTCAGATAGATCAGGTAGCCGCATCAATCATCCTGCAAGATTATCTCGATGCTCAACGCACCAATGCAGATCAGACATATGAAGCTCCGCATTCGTCAGATTGA
- a CDS encoding GNAT family N-acetyltransferase gives MKLRIRQIDAAETRPLRQRILRPHQTIAELVYPGDDHPQALHLGAFVAEQLTGIASFTPEPCPDVPARAAWRLRGMGVLPDVQRQGYGTALLDVGINYVKQNGGDLVWCHGRTSVLPFYLSYGFATHGNEFVVPHTGPHYMLLYWIR, from the coding sequence ATGAAGCTCCGCATTCGTCAGATTGACGCAGCAGAAACTCGTCCCTTGCGCCAGCGTATTCTGCGCCCCCATCAAACCATCGCCGAATTGGTTTATCCTGGCGATGATCATCCACAGGCGCTGCACCTCGGTGCCTTCGTCGCCGAACAACTAACCGGTATTGCTTCGTTCACTCCCGAACCATGCCCTGATGTACCAGCCCGTGCAGCGTGGCGGTTACGTGGGATGGGTGTCTTACCGGACGTTCAACGACAGGGATACGGGACAGCACTATTAGATGTTGGAATTAATTATGTAAAACAAAATGGCGGTGATCTGGTCTGGTGTCATGGACGCACGAGCGTGCTCCCGTTCTACCTGAGCTACGGTTTCGCAACGCATGGCAATGAGTTTGTTGTCCCCCACACCGGACCACACTACATGTTGTTGTATTGGATCAGGTGA
- the alaS gene encoding alanine--tRNA ligase, with protein sequence MQKLTAAQIRETFISFFVRHGHTHVPSSSLVVADDPTLLFTNSGMVQFKDVFLGREQRPYRRAVTAQKCLRVSGKHNDLEEVGPSPRHHTFFEMLGNFSFGDYFKAEAIAFAWKLLTEEFKLPVERLWFTVFAGDDEVPPDDEAAALWIAQGVDPSRVLRFGRKDNFWVMGDTGPCGPCSEITMYIGDDLSQMRAEGVNSDDPNYVEIWNNVFMQYDRATMQPLPRPSVDTGMGLERMAMVMQGVHSTYETDLFVAIINQIIKTRGSDEQHYQAHRSAYRAIADHARAIAFLIADGVLPGNLGRAYVLRRILRRAAYQGRTIGFERPFLADIITTVIEQMGDAYPELVKRREFILSAADQEERQFLRTLSGGLARLHGVIEQVRLRGEKVIPGNDAFVLKDTYGFPLDLTQKIAAEHGLTVDEAGYEAAMAEQRARSRAAATSKRSGEAELWAELDLPATHFAGYERLSDRATVIGMLVDGEALPTVSAGRQVQIVLDTTPFYAESGGQVGDTGLLVGPEGSVQIEDTRRPLPGLIVHYGRVVSGQIRVGDQVQATVDIVRRADIQRNHTATHMLQRALRDILGEHAAQAGSLVAPDRLRFDFTHTKAVDPEELREVERRLNIWVRANTTVRWEITGYQEAIARGAIALFGEKYGDTVRVVTIERGQASAEGEYASRDSLELCGGTHVTRTGEIGFVRIVSEGSIGSGIRRIEALTGRGAELWVEQQAQALRDLAARINAQPAQLAERIEALLAEHRQRKQELEALRSKLAREQLDVLLGRVQHIAGVPLLAAEVEADSVDRLREMGEYLRDKLGSAVVVLGTLINGKPQLLTIVTPDLVRRGLNAVQLVKPLAAMVGGGGGGRPEIAQAGGRNPEQLTAAIGAAADVLAGQAG encoded by the coding sequence ATGCAAAAACTAACTGCTGCTCAAATTCGCGAAACATTTATCTCGTTCTTTGTTCGTCATGGTCATACCCATGTTCCCAGCTCGTCGCTGGTCGTCGCCGACGATCCGACATTGCTGTTTACCAATTCAGGCATGGTGCAATTTAAAGATGTCTTCCTGGGTCGCGAGCAGCGGCCCTACCGCCGTGCTGTTACCGCCCAAAAATGCTTGCGGGTAAGTGGGAAGCACAACGATCTTGAAGAGGTAGGACCATCACCACGGCACCACACCTTCTTTGAGATGTTAGGAAACTTTTCGTTCGGCGACTATTTCAAAGCTGAGGCGATTGCATTTGCGTGGAAATTATTAACTGAAGAGTTTAAACTACCGGTTGAACGCCTCTGGTTTACCGTCTTCGCCGGGGATGATGAAGTACCACCCGACGATGAAGCGGCTGCACTGTGGATTGCTCAAGGTGTCGATCCGTCGCGTGTCTTGCGTTTTGGTCGCAAAGACAACTTCTGGGTAATGGGAGACACCGGTCCCTGTGGGCCTTGCTCGGAAATTACCATGTACATTGGCGATGATCTGAGCCAGATGCGCGCCGAGGGCGTGAATTCCGATGATCCCAATTACGTCGAAATCTGGAATAACGTGTTTATGCAGTATGACCGCGCCACAATGCAGCCGCTCCCCCGTCCATCGGTTGATACCGGCATGGGACTAGAGCGGATGGCGATGGTGATGCAGGGTGTCCATAGCACGTATGAAACTGATCTGTTTGTAGCAATTATCAATCAGATTATCAAGACCCGTGGCAGCGATGAGCAGCACTATCAGGCTCACCGTAGCGCATATCGTGCGATTGCCGATCACGCACGAGCAATTGCCTTTCTGATCGCCGATGGCGTCTTGCCAGGCAATTTGGGCCGAGCGTATGTCTTACGGCGTATTCTCCGTCGGGCTGCATATCAGGGACGAACTATCGGCTTCGAGCGACCTTTCCTGGCCGACATCATTACAACTGTCATTGAGCAGATGGGCGATGCCTACCCTGAACTGGTCAAGCGACGTGAATTTATTTTGAGTGCGGCAGACCAGGAAGAGCGCCAATTTTTACGCACCCTGAGCGGCGGTCTTGCGCGCTTGCACGGTGTCATCGAGCAGGTGCGGTTGCGCGGTGAGAAGGTTATTCCAGGCAATGATGCCTTTGTGCTGAAAGATACGTATGGGTTCCCCCTCGATCTAACTCAGAAGATCGCCGCTGAACACGGCTTGACCGTTGATGAAGCGGGCTATGAAGCGGCAATGGCAGAGCAACGGGCACGCTCACGAGCGGCTGCAACCAGTAAACGCAGTGGCGAGGCCGAACTGTGGGCCGAACTTGATCTTCCTGCTACACATTTTGCTGGCTATGAGCGGCTGAGCGATCGGGCAACGGTAATTGGGATGCTGGTCGATGGCGAGGCATTACCCACTGTTAGCGCTGGCCGCCAGGTGCAGATTGTGCTTGATACCACACCCTTTTATGCCGAGAGTGGCGGTCAGGTAGGTGATACTGGCCTGCTTGTTGGGCCGGAAGGCTCAGTGCAAATCGAAGATACGCGCCGTCCGTTGCCAGGTCTTATTGTTCATTATGGGCGTGTTGTAAGTGGACAGATTCGTGTTGGCGATCAGGTACAAGCGACGGTCGATATAGTGCGGCGAGCTGATATTCAACGCAACCATACCGCTACGCATATGCTTCAGCGCGCTTTGCGTGACATTCTTGGGGAACATGCTGCACAGGCAGGATCACTAGTCGCACCTGACCGGCTACGCTTTGACTTTACCCATACCAAAGCGGTTGATCCCGAAGAATTGCGCGAGGTTGAACGTCGGCTCAATATATGGGTACGGGCAAATACGACCGTCCGTTGGGAAATCACCGGCTATCAGGAAGCCATAGCACGTGGCGCGATTGCCTTGTTCGGCGAGAAATACGGTGATACCGTTCGCGTAGTAACCATCGAACGTGGTCAAGCATCTGCTGAGGGCGAGTACGCTTCACGCGATAGCCTGGAATTGTGTGGCGGTACGCACGTCACTCGCACCGGTGAGATCGGTTTTGTGCGGATCGTTAGCGAAGGAAGCATCGGGAGTGGTATCCGTCGTATTGAAGCACTTACCGGGCGTGGCGCCGAGCTGTGGGTCGAGCAACAGGCACAGGCACTGCGCGATCTGGCTGCCCGGATCAACGCGCAACCAGCGCAACTGGCTGAACGGATCGAGGCATTGCTGGCCGAGCATCGCCAGCGCAAGCAGGAACTTGAAGCACTGCGGAGTAAACTGGCTCGTGAGCAGCTCGATGTATTACTGGGTCGCGTACAACACATTGCCGGTGTACCATTGCTGGCTGCCGAAGTAGAGGCGGATTCGGTTGATCGGTTACGTGAAATGGGTGAATATCTGCGTGACAAACTCGGTAGCGCAGTGGTCGTGTTGGGTACCCTGATCAATGGCAAACCGCAACTGCTCACTATCGTAACCCCTGATCTGGTACGCCGTGGGTTGAATGCGGTGCAACTGGTTAAGCCATTGGCTGCAATGGTAGGTGGCGGTGGTGGCGGTCGACCAGAGATAGCTCAAGCCGGTGGACGCAACCCTGAGCAACTGACCGCAGCTATCGGCGCTGCGGCTGACGTATTGGCCGGACAAGCTGGCTAA